A single genomic interval of Daucus carota subsp. sativus chromosome 1, DH1 v3.0, whole genome shotgun sequence harbors:
- the LOC108206127 gene encoding UDP-arabinose 4-epimerase 1: MQSLNRSRTQSRATRSVSLGGMDFAEPKKKHNYVGKILLTAVLTALCILMLKQSPNFSTPSAFSHREAGVTHVLVTGGAGYIGSHAALRLLKDSYRVTIVDNLSRGNLGAVKVLQELYPEPGRLQFIYADLGDAKSVSRIFSENAFDAVMHFAAVAYVGESTLDPLKYYHNITSNTLVVLEAMASHNVKTLIYSSTCATYGEPEKMPITEETPQVPINPYGKAKKMAEDIILDFHKNSNMAVMILRYFNVIGSDPEGRLGEAPRPELREHGRISGACFDAARGIIDGLKVRGTDYKTADGTCIRDYIDVTDLVDAHVKALEKANPGTVGIYNVGTGRGRSVKEFVEACKKATGVSVKVDFLERRPGDYAEVLADPTKILRELNWTAKYTDLQESLQVAWRWQKSHLNGYGPALLSSV; encoded by the exons ATGCAAAGTCTGAATAGATCAAGAACACAGTCGAGGGCTACTCGGTCTGTGTCTTTAGGAG GCATGGACTTTGCAGAACCTAAGAAGAAGCATAATTATGTAGGAAAGATTCTTTTAACAGCAGTTTTAACTGCACTATGCATCCTCATGCTTAAACAATCTCCAAATTTCAGCACACCAAGCGCG TTCTCTCACCGTGAAGCAGGAGTTACACATGTTTTAGTAACAGGAGGGGCTGGTTATATTGGTTCTCATGCTGCATTACGGCTTTTGAAAGATTCATATCGTGTAACTATTGTG GACAATCTCTCTAGAGGAAATCTAGGTGCTGTCAAAGTTCTACAGGAATTATATCCAGAACCTGGAAGGCTTCAATTCATCTATGCTGATTTGGGGGATGCAAAATCT GTAAGCagaatattttcagaaaatgcATTTGATGCTGTGATGCACTTTGCGGCTGTAGCATATGTTGGAGAGAGTACCCTTGATCCTCTTAA GTATTATCACAATATTACTTCAAATACGCTGGTTGTGTTAGAGGCTATGGCATCTCATAACGTGAAGACTCTGATATATTCAAGCACATGTGCTACTTATGGGGAACCTGAAAAGATGCCAATTACCGAAGAAACTCCTCAG GTTCCAATCAATCCATATGGAAAAGCCAAAAAGATGGCAGAAGATATCATTTTGGATTTCCATAAAAACTCGAACATGGCTGTCATGATCCTAAG ATACTTTAATGTAATTGGTTCAGATCCGGAGGGAAGGCTTGGAGAAGCTCCCAGACCAGAGCTACGCGAGCATGGACGGATATCTGGAGCTTGCTTTGATGCAGCTCGGGGAATCATTGACGGGCTTAAG GTTCGCGGAACAGATTATAAAACTGCAGATGGCACGTGCATAAGGGACTACATTGATGTAACCGATCTGGTTGATGCTCATGTGAAAGCCCTTGAGAAGGCAAACCCCGGGACTGTAGGAATCTATAATGTTGGAACCGGGCGAg GCAGATCAGTAAAAGAATTTGTTGAGGCTTGTAAGAAGGCAACAGGAGTATCTGTCAAAGTTGACTTCCTTGAGAGGCGACCTGGTGACTATGCCGAAGTGTTGGCAGACCCAACAAAAATTTTACGCGAACTAAATTGGACCGCGAAATACACTGATCTTCAAGAAAGTCTGCAGGTGGCCTGGAGATGGCAGAAGTCACATCTGAATGGTTATGGTCCAGCGTTATTATCATCAGTATAA
- the LOC108201225 gene encoding uncharacterized protein LOC108201225 translates to MSSTRSWFQKFRHRDKNKDKSGTPTKRETEETTNSPMEDEPPSSATQQKVAAAKEYIENHYKAQMQCLQDRKERRWVLERKLADGDVPAEEQMNLLNFLEKKETEYMRIQRHKMGVDDFDLLTIIGRGAFGEVRICREKSTGHVYAMKKLKKSEMLRRGQVEHVKAERNLLAEVDSGCIVKLYCSFQDQEFLYLIMEYLPGGDMMTLLMRKDTLTEDEARFYVGQTVLAIESIHKHNYIHRDIKPDNLLLDRNGHMKLSDFGLCKPLDRSNFPDLIENENGDGKNSRTLPGGVQYNNKTSVPMRSQQEQLLHWKNNRRMLAYSTVGTPDYIAPEVLLKKGYGMECDWWSLGAIMYEMLVGYPPFYSEEPMSTCRKIVNWRTHLKFPAEVKLSFEARDLITRLLCNVNHRLGTRGAYEIKAHPWFKGTKWDDLYQMEAAFLPEVNNELDTQNFEKFEELASPLQTSSKAGPWRKMIPSQDVNFVGYTYKNFEIVKEHHLPGIAEVRKKTNKSKRPSIKTLFEETREPSDQQLPNQPSNRTRLFTQVEVSESPESSPSSSASSQYNSKRLT, encoded by the exons ATGAGTTCCACCAGAAGTTGGTTTCAAAAGTTTCGGCATAGAGATAAGaacaaggataaatctgggactCCTACAAAGAGAGAAACCGAGGAGACAACAAATTCTCCTATGGAGGATGAGCCACCATCCAGTGCTACACAACAGAAAGTAGCTGCTGCAAAGGAGTACATAGAGAACCATTACAAAGCTCAAATGCAGTGTTTGCAAGATAGAAAAGAGAG GCGCTGGGTCTTGGAGAGGAAACTGGCAGATGGCGATGTTCCTGCGGAAGAGCAAATGAATCTTTTGAATTTCTTAGAAAAAAAGGAGACAGAATATATGCGTATTCAAAGACATAAGATGGGTGTTGACGACTTTGATCTTTTAACAATAATAGGAAGGGGTGCATTCGGGGAG GTTAGAATATGTAGAGAAAAAAGTACAGGGCATGTATATGCCATGAAGAAGCTTAAGAAATCTGAAATGCTACGTAGAGGACAG GTGGAACATGTCAAAGCGGAAAGAAATCTCTTGGCTGAGGTTGATAGTGGCTGCATAGTTAAGTTATACTGCTCTTTTCAGGATCAAGAGTTTTTGTATCTTATAATGGAGTATCTTCCCGGGGGTGACATGATGACATTACTGATGCGAAAGGATACCTTGACAGAGGACGAAGCTAGATTTTATGTTGGGCAAACTGTCCTCGCCATTGAATCAATTCACAAGCATAATTATATTCACAG GGATATTAAGCCTGACAATTTGCTTCTTGATCGAAATGGTCATATGAAGCTTTCTGACTTTGGGTTGTGTAAACCTCTGGACCGTAGTAACTTTCCAGATCTTATTGAGAATGAAAATGGAGATGGAAAAAACTCTAGAACTTTGCCGGGAGGTGTTCAGTATAATAACAAAACTAGTGTCCCAATGAGGTCACAGCAGGAACAATTGTTACACTGGAAAAATAACAGAAGAATGTTG GCATATTCAACAGTTGGGACGCCCGACTACATTGCCCCAGAAGTGCTACTGAAGAAAGGATATGGAATGGAATGTGACTG GTGGTCCCTTGGGGCAATTATGTATGAGATGCTTGTGGGATACCCACCTTTTTATTCTGAAGAACCCATGTCTACTTGCCGAAAG ATTGTGAACTGGAGAACACACTTGAAGTTCCCTGCAGAAGTCAAGCTGTCATTTGAAGCCAGGGATCTCATTACCAGACTCCTGTGTAATGTTAATCACAGGCTTGGAACTAGAGGGGCATATGAAATAAAG GCACACCCATGGTTTAAAGGAACCAAATGGGATGATTTATATCAGATGGAAGCTGCATTTCTGCCGGAGGTTAACAATGAACTAGATACCCAGAACTTTGAGAAGTTTGAAGAG TTGGCATCTCCACTGCAAACTTCATCGAAAGCAGGTCCATGGAGGAAG ATGATTCCCTCCCAAGATGTGAATTTTGTTGGCTATACGTATAAGAATTTTGAGATTGTAAAAGAGCATCACTTGCCTGGCATAG CGGAAGTGAGGAAGAAGACAAATAAGTCGAAAAGACCATCCATTAAAACATTATTTG AAGAAACACGTGAACCTTCAGACCAGCAGCTGCCTAATCAACCCAGCAATCGCACTCGCTTATTTACCCAAGTGGAGGTGTCTGAGAGCCCCGAGTCGTCACCAAGCTCCAGCGCATCCTCACAATACAATAGCAAGCGCCTGACATAA
- the LOC108201244 gene encoding putative receptor-like protein kinase At3g47110 produces MEVTGMGLTGKKNGMEPKRWKGNDTDQHALLSFKAKITDDSLGVLDSWNNSIHFCQWKGVTCSRRRQRVRAINLVNKNLRGTISPHIGNLSFLRGFYLYNNSFHGSIPNEIGRLFRLQQLNLESNSFEGGYPANLSHCVRLTNISIYDNKLEGKLPTYFASWPQLYLFALGKNYFTRSIPPSIGNLTLLHSLHLDYNSLVAGIPLEITHLANLELLALAVNNLSSMIPLALYNMSSLRIVSLTQNELEGTLPGDLGITLSQLQEFYIGENRFSGLFPPSLANASNLVNFEIWGNNITGPIPNNLGNLPNLEMLSLSQNLLGGGNNRLIDDWSFFDSLVNCTYLQYLSLNENSLRGQLQMSIVNLSTTMEVLYMYTNQIYGGIPREIGKLVNMTTLSLFGNLLTGTIPGSIGELSKLGTLDLSTNGISGVIPPSVSNITQLYFLALRCNMLQGSLPPELFTITTLQEVDLANNRLTGVIPVEINRLTGGIPATLGDCLMLEELGMGGNRFQGKIPTTFKALKSLRYLDLSMNNISGNIPRFFVGFHLMEYLNFSHNKLGGEVPGEGLFLNKSAFSIVGNSELCGGIQALHLPTCPVKFSRKEKEKIALRLILLLVLVPTGVLLACLALICHRCRNSKKVNEPHQILKDKQYPKLSYQDLLLATNQFSPDNLLGEGRYGSVYKGVLESVEHILAIKVLKVGVRGANKTFLAECETLRNIRHRNLIKIITACFSTDFKGNDFKALVFEFMTRGNVDHWLHPSPSDQENERNLTLLQRLNIAIDVALGVITYIIKVIQESFIVT; encoded by the exons ATGGAGGTTACGGGAATGGGGTTAACGGGGAAAAAGAATGGTATGGAACCCAAGAGGTGGAAGG GCAATGACACTGATCAGCATGCTTTGCTTTCTTTTAAGGCTAAGATAACAGATGACTCGTTAGGTGTGCTAGACTCGTGGAACAATTCTATCCATTTTTGTCAGTGGAAAGGCGTTACATGCAGCCGCAGACGTCAGAGGGTAAGAGCAATAAACCTCGTTAACAAAAATTTGAGGGGAACGATCTCCCCTCATATTGGAAATCTGTCATTTCTTAGGGGATTTTACCTCTACAACAACAGCTTTCATGGCTCGATTCCAAATGAAATTGGTAGACTGTTTCGCCTGCAACAGCTCAATCTGGAATCAAATTCTTTTGAAGGCGGATATCCTGCCAATTTGAGTCATTGTGTACGTCTCACAAACATCAGTATTTATGATAACAAGCTTGAAGGAAAATTACCTACTTACTTTGCTTCTTGGCCTCAGCTTTATCTGTTTGCTCTAGGAAAGAACTATTTTACTAGATCAATTCCGCCTTCAATAGGGAATTTGACCCTCCTTCATTCTCTGCATCTAGATTACAACAGTCTAGTTGCAGGCATACCATTGGAAATTACTCATCTTGCAAATTTAGAGCTTCTTGCATTGGCAGTGAACAATTTGTCGAGTATGATTCCCCTAGCTCTTTACAACATGTCATCCCTCCGTATTGTTAGTCTTACCCAGAATGAGCTAGAAGGAACGCTTCCAGGAGATTTGGGCATCACCCTCAGTCAGCTACAAGAGTTTTACATTGGAGAGAACCGCTTTTCAGGGCTGTTTCCACCATCACTAGCTAATGCGTCCAATCTTGTTAACTTTGAGATATGGGGCAATAATATCACTGGGCCTATACCAAACAATTTGGGCAACCTTCCCAATCTTGAAATGCTCAGCCTAAGTCAGAACCTACTTGGAGGAGGCAACAATAGGCTGATCGACGACTGGAGCTTCTTTGATTCTTTGGTTAATTGTACTTATCTACAATACTTGTCCTTGAACGAGAATAGTTTAAGAGGGCAGCTCCAAATGTCAATTGTGAATCTCTCTACCACCATGGAGGTACTTTACATGTACACAAATCAAATATATGGAGGCATACCCCGCGAAATTGGAAAACTGGTGAACATGACAACGCTTTCACTATTTGGCAACTTATTAACAGGGACCATTCCAGGATCAATTGGAGAGCTTTCAAAGTTGGGCACACTAGATTTAAGTACTAACGGCATATCAGGAGTAATTCCGCCTTCAGTTAGCAACATAACTCAGTTATATTTTCTCGCTTTACGTTGTAATATGCTCCAAGGAAGCTTGCCTCCTGAATTGTTTACCATCACAACTTTACAGGAAGTGGACCTTGCTAACAACAGGCTTACAGGTGTGATACCTGTGGAAATT AATAGATTAACTGGCGGTATACCTGCTACTCTGGGTGATTGTCTGATGTTGGAGGAACTAGGTATGGGCGGAAACCGTTTCCAAGGTAAAATTCCAACTACTTTCAAAGCGTTGAAGAGTCTTCGATATCTAGACCTCTCAATGAATAACATATCTGGGAATATTCCAAGATTTTTTGTTGGTTTTCATCTGATGGAATATCTCAACTTTTCGCACAACAAGCTTGGAGGTGAAGTGCCTGGAGAAggactttttttaaataaaagtgcTTTTTCGATTGTTGGAAATTCGGAGCTTTGTGGAGGTATTCAAGCATTGCATTTGCCTACTTGTCCTGTAAAAttctcaaggaaagagaaagaaaaaattgCATTGAGACTAATATTACTCCTAGTTCTAGTACCCACAGGTGTATTGTTAGCATGTCTTGCCTTAATTTGTCATCGATGTCGAAACTCCAAGAAGGTGAATGAACCTCACCAGATTCTGAAGGACAAGCAATATCCTAAACTTTCATATCAAGACCTTTTACTAGCTACAAATCAGTTTTCCCCGGACAATTTGCTCGGTGAAGGAAGATATGGTTCTGTTTACAAAGGAGTTCTTGAATCAGTGGAACACATACTTGCTATAAAGGTACTAAAGGTTGGAGTACGTGGAGCCAACAAGACTTTTTTGGCCGAGTGTGAAACATTGAGAAATATTCGTCATCGGAATCTTATCAAGATCATCACAGCTTGCTTTAGCACTGATTTTAAGGGCAATGACTTCAAGGCATTGGTTTTTGAGTTCATGACTAGAGGGAATGTGGACCATTGGTTGCATCCAAGTCCTTCCGAtcaagaaaatgaaagaaaCTTGACTCTGCTCCAGAGACTAAATATTGCCATCGATGTTGCATTAGGAGTGATTACCTACATCATCAAAGTCATACAAGAATCATTCATTGTGACATAA
- the LOC108201251 gene encoding alpha N-terminal protein methyltransferase 1, translating into MLQSISIHLSCNKSWSFFNTCNCKSFASLRQYTNNKRVPPRSAFGNMNTVGTDSDGREFKNADEMWKEEVGDTQKKTDWYRTGVGYWEGVEASVDGVLGGYGHVNEADIKDSEAFLNSLLVDFFPDAGRNQHLVALDCGAGVGRVTKNLLIRYFNEVDLLEPVSHFLEAARDNLAPQNLMVSELHKAANFYCVPLQEFTPDAKRYDVIWVQWCIGHLADDDFVSFFNRAKVGLKPGGIFVLKENIARSGFVLDKEDKSITRSDLYFKELFNRCGLHIFKLKDQKGFPNELFAVKMYALATELPKKISGSRPKRKAANRPAIIK; encoded by the exons ATGTTGCAGTCCATTAGTATCCACCTCAGTTGCAACAAATCCTGGAGCTTCTTCAACACTTGCAATTGCAAAAGCTTTGCTTCACTCAGACAATACACAAACAACAAAAGAGTCCCGCCTCGGTCTGCCTTTGGCAATATGAACACCGTCGGCACTGATTCCGATGGCCGGGAATTCAAGAACGCCGACGAAATGTGGAAAGAAGAGGTGGGTGATACCCAGAAAAAGACTGATTGGTATCGTACTGGTGTTGGCTATTGGGAA GGTGTGGAGGCGTCAGTCGATGGAGTATTGGGTGGATATGGACATGTGAATGAAGCTGATATTAAAGATAGTGAAGCTTTTCTTAATAGTCTTTTGGTTGATTTCTTTCCCGATGCTGGAAGAAATCAACATCTTGTTGCTCTTG ATTGCGGGGCTGGTGTTGGAAGGGTGACAAAGAACCTTCTCATAAGATATTTTAATGAG GTTGACCTTCTTGAGCCTGTATCACATTTTCTGGAGGCTGCTCGTGATAATTTGGCTCCTCAAAATCTGATGGTCTCTGAGCTCCACAAGGCTGCCAATTTTTACTGTGTCCCTCTTCAG GAATTCACGCCAGATGCTAAAAGGTACGATGTGATATGGGTTCAATGGTGCATTGGACATCTCGCAGACGATGACTTCGTCTCATTCTTCAATAGAGCAAAG GTTGGGCTTAAACCTGGCGGGATATTCGTCTTGAAAGAAAACATTGCAAGAAGTG GTTTCGTGTTGGATAAAGAAGATAAAAGCATAACACGCTCAGATTTATATTTCAAGGAGCTCTTTAATCGGTGTGGACTgcatattttcaaattaaag GATCAGAAGGGATTTCCTAACGAGTTATTTGCTGTGAAGATGTATGCTTTAGCAACTGAATTGCCAAAGAAAATAAGCGGGTCTAGACCTAAAAGGAAAGCTGCTAACAGGCCTGCTATTATCAAGTGA